From the Flavimarina sp. Hel_I_48 genome, one window contains:
- a CDS encoding ZIP family metal transporter, producing MNLTFILPIIAVVAGFAITLIFKPSVSKGVKLLLSFSGAFLLSITIFEFLPELYSSGIEDVGIFIMLGLVLQLLLEFLSHGAEHGHMHADASRTTIPWLLLLSLSLHSLLEGFPLTDNTDLLYGIVIHKIPIAVIISSFLLLSNISKTQIAFFLIVFALMTPLGSYLATLSIWSTLWKIRISAMVVGVLLHISTTILFESSKNHQFNTSKFAAILVGIGLAYLL from the coding sequence TTGAATTTGACCTTTATCCTGCCCATTATTGCAGTTGTTGCTGGCTTTGCCATTACTTTAATTTTCAAACCCAGTGTTTCTAAGGGAGTAAAATTACTATTATCCTTTAGTGGTGCATTTTTACTATCCATTACGATTTTTGAATTTTTACCAGAACTGTATAGCTCTGGTATAGAAGATGTGGGGATTTTTATAATGCTGGGCCTTGTATTGCAATTATTGCTTGAATTTCTTTCCCATGGGGCAGAACACGGCCATATGCATGCAGATGCCAGCAGAACCACGATACCCTGGCTGCTTTTATTAAGCCTTAGCCTTCACAGTCTATTGGAAGGATTTCCGCTTACAGACAATACAGATTTACTTTACGGTATTGTCATACACAAAATACCTATTGCGGTAATAATCAGTTCCTTTTTATTGCTTTCAAATATAAGCAAGACGCAGATCGCATTTTTTCTGATTGTTTTTGCATTAATGACACCATTGGGAAGTTATCTGGCAACATTATCAATATGGAGCACGTTGTGGAAAATTAGGATAAGTGCCATGGTTGTGGGTGTACTACTACATATTTCAACTACTATTCTTTTTGAAAGCTCTAAAAACCATCAATTTAACACTTCAAAGTTTGCCGCCATACTGGTAGGAATAGGCCTTGCTTATTTGTTGTAA
- a CDS encoding OsmC family protein: MKFTRNASAHWEGKIKDGTGSLSTESGALNDARYEYKTRFKDDAGTNPEELLGAAHAGCYTMQLSGLMTEDDIKADSLDTKAHVTFEDGEITKIELDVTGKVSGIDEAKFTEYAEKAKKVCPVSKLFNADISLKVTFKS; encoded by the coding sequence ATGAAGTTTACAAGAAATGCATCAGCACACTGGGAAGGAAAGATAAAAGATGGAACAGGCAGCTTATCTACAGAAAGTGGAGCGCTAAATGATGCCCGTTATGAATACAAAACCCGTTTTAAAGATGACGCAGGTACAAACCCAGAAGAATTGTTAGGTGCTGCACACGCGGGCTGCTATACAATGCAATTGAGCGGTCTAATGACCGAAGATGATATCAAGGCTGATAGCTTAGATACTAAAGCGCATGTAACCTTTGAGGATGGTGAAATCACTAAAATCGAACTGGACGTTACCGGTAAAGTATCTGGTATAGATGAAGCAAAATTTACAGAATATGCTGAAAAGGCTAAGAAAGTATGTCCTGTATCAAAACTTTTCAATGCAGACATAAGCTTAAAAGTAACTTTTAAGTCCTAG
- the typA gene encoding translational GTPase TypA yields MNIKNVAIIAHVDHGKTTLVDKIMYHCQLFRENENTGDLILDNNDLERERGITITSKNVSVIYKDTKINIIDTPGHADFGGEVERVLNMADGVLLLVDAFEGPMPQTRFVLQKAIDLGLKPCVVVNKVDKENCTPEEVHEKVFDLMFELGAEEWQLDFPTVYGSAKNNWMSEDWEKPTDNIEPLLDMVIEHIPAPTIKEGTTQMLITSLDFSSFTGRIAIGRLQRGALKEGMNISLVKRDGTIKKSRIKELHTFEGLGRLKVEEVQAGDICALVGLEGFEIGDTVADAENPEALQTIAIDEPTMSMLFTINDSPFFGKDGKFVTSRHIKDRLAKELEKNLALRVEETNSADKFMVFGRGVLHLSVLIETMRREGYELQIGQPQVIIKEIDGVKCEPIEELTIDLPENVSGKAVEFVSIRKGEMISMEAKGDRMVCQFLIPSRGIIGLRNQLLTATAGEAIMAHRYKEYQPLKGDIPGRNNGSLVSMEKGQAIPYSIDKLQDRGKFFVDPGEDIYEGQVIGENSRQDDMAVNITKTKKLSNVRSSGADDKAKIVPAIKFSLEEALEYIQKDEYVEVTPNHLRLRKIYLTENDRKRNKI; encoded by the coding sequence ATGAATATCAAAAATGTAGCGATTATTGCCCACGTTGACCACGGTAAAACCACACTGGTGGACAAAATAATGTACCATTGTCAACTTTTTCGTGAAAACGAAAATACCGGTGATCTTATCCTCGATAACAATGATCTGGAACGCGAACGTGGTATTACCATCACCTCAAAAAACGTTTCGGTAATCTATAAAGACACAAAAATTAATATTATTGATACCCCTGGTCACGCCGACTTTGGCGGGGAAGTTGAAAGGGTATTGAACATGGCAGACGGTGTTTTGCTGCTAGTGGATGCCTTTGAAGGACCCATGCCGCAGACACGTTTTGTACTACAAAAAGCGATTGACCTTGGTTTAAAACCTTGCGTTGTCGTAAATAAAGTTGATAAGGAAAATTGTACTCCGGAAGAAGTTCATGAGAAGGTTTTTGACCTTATGTTTGAATTGGGTGCTGAAGAGTGGCAGCTTGATTTTCCAACCGTTTATGGTTCGGCCAAAAACAACTGGATGAGTGAGGACTGGGAAAAACCAACCGACAATATCGAGCCTCTTCTTGATATGGTTATTGAGCATATACCGGCACCTACTATTAAGGAAGGTACAACGCAAATGCTCATTACTTCTTTAGACTTTTCTTCGTTTACCGGTCGTATTGCCATAGGTCGTTTACAGCGAGGCGCTTTAAAAGAGGGGATGAATATATCACTCGTTAAGCGTGATGGTACCATTAAGAAATCAAGAATTAAAGAGTTACACACTTTTGAAGGTCTGGGCCGTTTAAAAGTTGAAGAGGTACAGGCAGGAGATATTTGTGCACTTGTGGGCCTTGAAGGTTTTGAGATAGGCGATACCGTTGCCGATGCTGAAAATCCCGAAGCCTTGCAAACTATTGCTATTGACGAGCCTACTATGAGTATGCTTTTCACCATCAATGATTCACCGTTCTTTGGTAAAGATGGTAAATTCGTGACATCACGTCATATCAAAGACCGTCTGGCAAAAGAACTTGAAAAAAACCTTGCACTTCGTGTTGAAGAAACCAATAGTGCAGATAAATTTATGGTTTTTGGACGTGGGGTATTGCACCTTTCTGTCTTGATCGAAACCATGCGTAGGGAAGGTTATGAACTTCAGATAGGTCAGCCACAGGTAATTATCAAAGAAATTGACGGTGTTAAATGTGAGCCTATTGAAGAGTTGACTATAGATTTACCGGAGAATGTTTCTGGTAAAGCGGTTGAGTTCGTTTCTATCCGTAAGGGTGAAATGATCAGTATGGAAGCTAAAGGTGATCGTATGGTCTGCCAGTTTTTAATCCCTTCCCGTGGTATTATCGGTTTGCGTAATCAATTGCTTACCGCAACTGCCGGTGAAGCGATCATGGCGCACCGTTATAAAGAATACCAACCATTAAAAGGTGATATTCCTGGACGTAACAACGGTTCATTGGTTTCTATGGAAAAAGGTCAGGCGATTCCTTATTCAATTGATAAACTGCAGGACCGTGGTAAATTTTTCGTTGATCCAGGTGAAGATATCTACGAAGGTCAGGTGATAGGTGAAAACAGCCGTCAGGATGATATGGCCGTAAATATTACCAAAACCAAAAAACTTTCTAACGTACGTTCTTCGGGAGCTGATGACAAAGCGAAGATCGTTCCTGCAATTAAATTTTCTTTAGAAGAAGCTTTGGAATATATTCAAAAAGATGAATATGTTGAAGTAACACCTAATCACTTAAGGTTACGTAAAATTTACTTAACGGAAAACGATAGAAAACGTAATAAAATCTAG
- a CDS encoding class I SAM-dependent RNA methyltransferase, which produces MEANFNMLAKTLFGFEDLLAGELRQLGASNIETGVRSVSFSGDKGFMYKANLCCRTAIKILKPIANFTVRNEEDLYKAVKSIDWSEYMALDDTFAINGTVNGPHFTHSQYVALKAKDALVDQFRERSGARPNVDLKFPDLSIDIHINYNSCTISLDSSGVSLHQRGYRLATNIAPINEVLAAGLLMMSGWKGQTDFLDPMCGSGTMLIEAAMIACNVPPNLNRKQFGFENWNDWDPDLFDTIEEAALQKIREFHFTIKGYDKAPSAIEKARENIKNAELEEFITVEHEDFFKTEKTTERRLQMVFNPPYGERLAIEMESFYKEIGDTLKQNYPGTQAWFITSNLEALKHVGLRTSKKIKVYNGKLESRLVKYDIYEGTKKDRE; this is translated from the coding sequence ATGGAAGCAAACTTTAACATGCTGGCCAAAACGCTTTTCGGTTTTGAAGATCTTTTGGCGGGAGAGCTACGCCAGTTAGGCGCAAGTAATATTGAAACAGGCGTGCGCAGCGTTAGTTTTAGTGGAGACAAAGGGTTTATGTACAAAGCAAACCTTTGTTGCCGCACCGCTATAAAAATTTTAAAACCTATTGCCAACTTTACGGTCCGTAATGAAGAGGATCTTTATAAAGCGGTAAAAAGTATTGACTGGAGCGAGTATATGGCCCTTGATGATACCTTTGCAATAAACGGTACTGTTAACGGCCCTCATTTTACCCATAGCCAATACGTTGCGCTCAAGGCGAAAGATGCGCTGGTAGATCAATTTAGGGAGCGTTCTGGAGCGCGGCCTAATGTAGATCTCAAATTTCCTGATCTCAGTATTGATATCCATATCAATTACAATAGCTGTACGATTTCACTTGATAGTTCTGGTGTTTCCCTGCATCAGAGAGGTTACCGTCTTGCAACTAATATTGCCCCTATCAACGAAGTTCTGGCAGCGGGATTACTTATGATGAGTGGCTGGAAAGGGCAAACGGATTTTCTGGACCCCATGTGTGGTAGCGGTACCATGCTTATAGAAGCAGCAATGATCGCATGTAATGTTCCGCCTAATTTAAACCGAAAGCAATTTGGTTTTGAAAACTGGAACGATTGGGATCCAGACCTATTTGATACTATTGAAGAAGCCGCACTTCAAAAAATCCGTGAATTTCATTTTACCATAAAAGGATATGATAAAGCTCCTTCTGCAATAGAAAAAGCCCGCGAAAACATAAAAAATGCAGAGCTTGAAGAATTTATTACCGTAGAACACGAAGATTTTTTCAAGACTGAAAAAACTACGGAGCGTAGGCTTCAAATGGTCTTTAACCCTCCTTATGGAGAAAGACTTGCCATTGAGATGGAATCCTTTTATAAAGAGATAGGGGATACCTTGAAGCAGAATTATCCCGGTACACAGGCTTGGTTCATTACCTCTAACCTTGAAGCTTTAAAGCATGTAGGTTTACGAACCTCTAAAAAAATCAAAGTTTATAATGGCAAACTGGAATCTCGTTTGGTTAAATACGATATTTATGAAGGGACTAAAAAAGATAGGGAGTAG
- a CDS encoding right-handed parallel beta-helix repeat-containing protein yields MVSNTTLDLDCLSDLGGKTINLPKGANLKYDGGSLSNGILNFDGGTIDGRLLSKGLKITGNVQLSNNTVQFNPSQWGIVQGWTSRNNAKENKLAIREAIDQVKELGGNTLEIGTMDAYLYVGNEYDNPNWYSAEEGVSIPSNFTLKMSDNTHLRVYPNNHERYALLGMRGVTNAKVEGGHLHGDRDSHTYGGGSHEWGILFEIEGAQNSTVQNVSMSEAAGDGMTIHSLKFTWQDDYQPAKNITIDGCLFDTNRRNNLSITDGQNLIVENSTFKDAGVDTDKSKGTNPRFGIDVEAHRERVNGKIKYYERVDGLIIRNNVESGSQRGGFLVSIGDNVVFEGNQMEQSISYKYSKGTIIRNNTFKAKKKGNLNAIRGGISGTETISNNKIYGNTMEDYDLGIILYGRENTVYDNKIINCNEGIFVKDIKFNKINGNVVKSDINGSRGIFAHFTTIEDSEFNSNEIDVLGAPFNFTYVNRTSKEKNYNILVKDNSFTSAWYYSQIFNAHNLTFENNEISTSVRIQDAGNVSFKRNEIDGSSDNYPTLHFRGNSTNIEVFYNTIIAHRTNKGTVEDSSQDDGEITERGNTWRYMNR; encoded by the coding sequence ATGGTAAGTAACACTACTTTAGATTTAGATTGTTTATCTGATCTAGGTGGTAAAACTATAAATCTTCCAAAAGGAGCTAATCTCAAATACGATGGTGGTAGCCTTTCCAATGGAATATTAAATTTTGATGGTGGTACTATAGATGGTCGTTTGTTGAGTAAAGGACTTAAAATAACAGGCAATGTTCAGTTATCTAATAATACAGTACAATTCAATCCTTCACAATGGGGAATCGTTCAAGGATGGACGAGTCGAAATAATGCCAAGGAAAATAAACTAGCGATACGTGAAGCTATTGATCAAGTAAAAGAGCTAGGTGGAAACACTCTAGAAATTGGCACAATGGACGCTTACCTTTACGTTGGTAATGAATATGACAATCCCAACTGGTATTCTGCTGAAGAAGGGGTATCAATACCTTCGAATTTTACCCTTAAGATGAGTGACAATACTCATTTACGTGTATATCCAAATAACCACGAGCGTTATGCTTTACTAGGTATGAGAGGCGTTACTAATGCTAAAGTAGAAGGAGGTCACTTACACGGTGATAGGGATAGCCATACCTACGGAGGCGGTAGCCATGAGTGGGGTATTCTTTTTGAAATTGAAGGTGCGCAAAATTCTACAGTACAAAACGTTAGTATGAGCGAAGCGGCTGGTGATGGTATGACCATTCACAGTCTAAAATTCACGTGGCAGGATGATTACCAACCAGCAAAAAATATAACGATTGACGGCTGTTTATTTGATACAAACCGACGCAACAATCTTTCCATAACAGACGGTCAGAATTTGATCGTGGAGAACAGCACCTTTAAAGATGCTGGTGTTGACACCGATAAATCTAAAGGAACAAATCCGAGATTTGGTATTGACGTAGAGGCTCACAGAGAGCGCGTAAACGGTAAAATCAAATACTACGAAAGAGTAGATGGATTGATAATAAGAAACAATGTAGAATCAGGAAGTCAGCGTGGTGGTTTCTTAGTATCTATTGGTGACAATGTGGTTTTTGAAGGAAATCAGATGGAACAATCCATATCTTATAAGTATTCTAAAGGAACCATAATTCGAAACAATACTTTTAAAGCTAAAAAGAAAGGCAACCTAAACGCTATTAGAGGTGGTATTAGCGGTACTGAAACTATCAGCAACAACAAAATCTATGGGAATACCATGGAAGATTATGATCTTGGAATTATCCTTTATGGTAGAGAGAATACAGTTTATGACAATAAAATAATCAACTGTAATGAAGGTATCTTTGTCAAGGATATTAAATTCAACAAGATCAATGGTAATGTTGTTAAAAGTGATATTAATGGAAGCAGGGGTATTTTCGCACACTTTACGACTATTGAGGATAGCGAATTCAATTCTAACGAAATTGACGTATTAGGAGCACCATTCAATTTCACCTATGTGAATAGAACATCAAAGGAGAAAAACTACAACATCCTTGTTAAAGACAACAGTTTCACCTCTGCTTGGTATTATTCCCAGATTTTCAATGCGCACAATCTAACGTTCGAAAACAATGAGATAAGTACTTCAGTACGTATTCAAGATGCAGGAAATGTATCTTTTAAAAGAAATGAAATAGATGGCAGCAGTGATAACTATCCTACACTGCATTTTAGAGGAAACAGTACGAATATAGAAGTATTCTACAATACTATTATTGCTCATAGAACCAATAAAGGTACCGTTGAAGACTCTTCACAAGATGACGGTGAAATTACAGAACGGGGCAACACCTGGAGGTATATGAATAGATAA
- a CDS encoding glycosyltransferase, whose product MKLSILIPVYNAELYIGRCLDSLLDQNIPYKDYEILLRDDGSTDKSIEVIESYVRKTSNIKLVKDTNKGAYVQRNLLIEQAEGDYIYLMDADDYLLRNSLKVVLDMALKYDLDLSCFDMKLASWDDAVDPQLQQDDLINFKEEIISGATFLEENPVMRYEIWWYIIRKEFLKDTGIVFNENRYHQDVLFTINLLLKAEKIVFVPIVIYYYFQSTGSIMRTQSREHANRLIDASKRLIFDLNELIKKSRDDYQRKSLTQSLMATRDKFSFYLLVKLIKAGYKLKDIDKLSSYLQTVDSYPIKYYNGADMSSKKFKKLNLLIHNRFLLQIYLSVMKTGLIK is encoded by the coding sequence ATGAAGTTAAGTATATTGATACCTGTATATAATGCTGAGCTATATATAGGGCGTTGTTTAGATAGCTTGCTAGATCAAAATATACCTTATAAGGATTATGAGATTCTATTGAGGGATGATGGTTCGACTGATAAAAGTATAGAGGTTATAGAATCTTACGTAAGGAAGACATCTAATATAAAACTGGTAAAAGATACTAATAAGGGCGCTTATGTACAGCGTAACTTGCTTATAGAGCAAGCCGAAGGGGACTATATATATCTTATGGATGCGGATGATTATTTATTGCGCAATAGTCTTAAGGTGGTTTTGGACATGGCGCTTAAGTATGATTTAGATCTTTCCTGTTTTGATATGAAATTAGCATCTTGGGATGATGCTGTAGATCCTCAGTTACAGCAGGATGATCTTATAAATTTTAAAGAGGAAATTATTTCAGGCGCAACCTTTTTAGAGGAGAATCCAGTTATGCGCTATGAGATCTGGTGGTATATTATAAGGAAAGAGTTTTTAAAGGATACTGGCATAGTGTTCAATGAAAATAGATATCACCAGGATGTTCTATTTACCATAAACCTGCTATTAAAAGCAGAAAAAATAGTATTTGTACCTATCGTAATATACTATTACTTTCAGTCTACTGGTTCAATCATGCGCACCCAAAGTCGAGAACATGCTAACCGATTGATTGATGCGAGTAAAAGATTGATTTTTGATCTCAATGAGTTGATAAAAAAATCAAGGGACGATTATCAGAGAAAATCCCTCACACAGAGTTTGATGGCTACGCGTGATAAATTTTCTTTTTATCTACTTGTTAAATTAATTAAAGCAGGATATAAACTGAAAGATATAGATAAACTCTCTAGTTATCTTCAGACTGTTGATAGCTATCCCATAAAATACTATAATGGTGCGGATATGAGTTCGAAAAAATTCAAAAAACTGAATTTACTAATTCATAATAGATTTTTATTGCAAATATATTTGTCTGTAATGAAAACTGGTTTGATAAAATAA
- a CDS encoding glycosyltransferase: MLLSIVVPVYNGEKYLGRCVDSLLDQNIDAKDFEIILINDGSKDNSLQIAREYEKKHDQIRVIDQTNIGLGATRNVGIKQAAGIYLYFIDVDDYLAAGMLKTVLDQAIKNKLEIITFKTLMVTADSYHPKSQNSGNRSPELTVTDGMTYIGDLSYKNEAWWYMVKRDFILDTGLSFVEGKWMEDAVYTTSLFMEAKRMAHIPFDVHRYVKAPNSILTNKEPSHYIKVIYDTEYVIKEFGRLIEQAKKHPKQQKCINRLQTRQDSFVFFVIIRVLKSQLTFKELWEMLMRIKQVGGYPIKHFIGEEYNKPVYKVLTPLFNNKITLKALFHSFRLAKR, from the coding sequence ATGTTATTAAGTATTGTGGTTCCAGTATATAATGGAGAAAAATATCTTGGCCGTTGTGTAGATAGTCTGCTTGATCAAAACATTGATGCAAAGGATTTTGAAATAATACTTATCAATGATGGCTCTAAAGACAATTCCTTACAAATAGCCAGGGAATATGAAAAGAAACATGATCAAATAAGAGTAATTGATCAAACGAATATTGGCCTTGGGGCGACCCGCAACGTAGGGATTAAACAAGCTGCGGGTATATATCTTTATTTTATAGATGTTGACGATTATCTGGCTGCTGGCATGCTCAAAACAGTCTTGGATCAGGCAATTAAGAATAAGCTTGAAATTATAACTTTTAAGACCTTAATGGTTACCGCAGATTCCTATCACCCTAAATCTCAAAATTCAGGAAATCGATCCCCAGAGCTTACAGTGACAGATGGTATGACATATATAGGTGATTTAAGCTATAAAAATGAAGCCTGGTGGTATATGGTGAAACGTGATTTTATTCTTGATACAGGACTTTCTTTTGTAGAGGGTAAATGGATGGAGGATGCTGTGTATACTACAAGTCTCTTTATGGAGGCAAAACGTATGGCGCATATCCCCTTTGATGTGCACAGATATGTGAAAGCCCCCAATTCTATTTTAACTAACAAAGAGCCTTCTCACTATATAAAGGTGATTTACGATACGGAGTACGTGATTAAGGAATTTGGTCGGCTAATTGAGCAAGCCAAAAAACATCCTAAACAACAAAAATGCATCAATAGACTGCAGACACGTCAGGATTCATTTGTCTTCTTTGTAATTATTCGCGTTTTAAAGTCGCAACTTACTTTTAAAGAGCTTTGGGAAATGTTGATGCGAATAAAACAAGTTGGGGGATACCCAATAAAACATTTTATAGGAGAAGAATACAATAAACCTGTCTATAAAGTTCTTACCCCGCTTTTCAATAATAAAATCACGCTTAAAGCGCTTTTCCATTCCTTCCGACTTGCAAAGCGTTGA
- a CDS encoding glycosyltransferase, with translation MTLSIIIPVYNSEKFIERAVASLMRQNLNEDQFEILLVNDGSKDDSLKICKHLEHNHTNIHAYTKENGGTGDTRNFGLDRASGKYIYFLDVDDYLADDTLPKVLKNLEENELDIITFQSIKTTSIDRNKSQPINPIEGNSNVMDGICYLAKNSFDFEVWRFITNRKFLIKTDLRFESDRLLEDAYFTIRLYMAARRAMKLPLDVHRYVQESTSALHRTGEEQNNRIINDLVVIASQYENLINEYKNIDHICKSGFLEVLERKKQFFIYYSVVRAYSGNVPFERVWSMLQQMKKIDAYPFDKIETMDDPLAKKLQYIFNRKALLYILFNGFRPVLNLKKKLRG, from the coding sequence ATGACCTTAAGCATAATTATACCTGTATACAACTCGGAGAAATTCATAGAACGCGCAGTTGCCAGCTTAATGAGACAAAATTTAAATGAAGATCAATTTGAAATTCTCCTTGTAAATGATGGTTCAAAAGACGATTCTTTAAAAATTTGTAAACATTTAGAGCATAACCACACTAACATACACGCTTATACCAAAGAAAATGGAGGTACAGGGGATACTCGTAATTTTGGTTTAGATAGGGCATCTGGTAAATACATCTATTTTCTAGATGTAGATGATTATCTGGCAGATGATACCCTGCCGAAGGTTCTAAAAAACTTAGAAGAGAATGAACTTGATATTATAACCTTTCAGTCTATTAAAACAACCTCAATAGATCGCAATAAATCACAACCAATTAATCCTATTGAAGGTAATTCAAACGTCATGGACGGAATTTGCTATTTGGCTAAGAATAGTTTTGATTTTGAGGTATGGCGTTTTATTACAAATAGGAAATTCCTTATAAAGACTGATCTCCGTTTCGAGTCTGATCGATTATTGGAAGATGCGTATTTTACCATTAGGCTTTATATGGCTGCCAGACGTGCTATGAAGCTACCCCTAGACGTACATCGCTATGTGCAGGAATCTACTTCTGCGTTACATCGTACTGGTGAGGAACAAAATAATAGAATTATAAACGACCTCGTTGTAATTGCCAGTCAATATGAGAATTTAATCAATGAGTATAAAAATATCGATCACATTTGTAAGAGCGGCTTTCTGGAAGTTTTAGAAAGGAAAAAACAGTTTTTCATATATTATAGTGTTGTGCGTGCTTATAGCGGAAATGTACCTTTTGAGAGGGTCTGGTCAATGTTACAACAAATGAAAAAAATTGACGCATATCCATTTGATAAGATAGAAACCATGGACGATCCCCTTGCAAAAAAGCTTCAATATATATTCAATCGAAAAGCACTTTTATATATATTATTTAATGGGTTTAGGCCCGTTTTAAACCTCAAAAAGAAACTTCGTGGTTAA